One Halioglobus japonicus DNA segment encodes these proteins:
- a CDS encoding HNH endonuclease encodes MQSILRLDVAGQPRGWISAQEAVSAYARGDVIWGIGDPLPPVFGGIQRLTGLRSRIDLQPIIALQGRVFRGFSPPLCNRTLFRRDDYRCLYCGQQHTRGELTRDHVMPTSRGGLDRWENVVAACRRCNWQKDNMTPEEADMPLLAVPFRPNSFEWHFLAKERILADQMEYLSRQFNAERDWAN; translated from the coding sequence ATGCAATCGATCCTGCGACTGGACGTAGCGGGTCAGCCGAGAGGCTGGATCAGCGCACAAGAGGCAGTTTCTGCCTATGCCAGAGGCGATGTTATTTGGGGCATCGGGGATCCCCTCCCCCCGGTATTTGGTGGCATTCAGCGGCTCACCGGTCTGCGCTCCAGAATCGACCTGCAACCCATTATTGCCCTGCAGGGCAGAGTATTCCGCGGCTTCAGCCCCCCCCTGTGTAATCGCACCCTGTTCCGCCGGGACGACTATCGCTGCCTGTACTGTGGTCAGCAACATACCCGTGGCGAGCTCACCCGCGACCACGTAATGCCCACTTCGCGGGGCGGCCTGGACCGCTGGGAAAACGTGGTCGCCGCCTGCCGTCGCTGCAACTGGCAGAAAGACAACATGACACCGGAAGAAGCCGACATGCCGCTGCTGGCGGTGCCATTCAGACCCAATTCATTTGAGTGGCACTTCCTGGCCAAGGAGCGCATCCTGGCGGACCAGATGGAATACCTTTCCCGGCAGTTCAACGCAGAGCGGGACTGGGCGAACTAG
- a CDS encoding DUF58 domain-containing protein, with protein sequence MSEDGIYTNLHALVRLRYTAGGFSYLPKQPVRSLLAGRKRSKLRGRGLDFDELRHYRPGDDIRTMDWRVTNRTGKPHVRVYTEERDRPVVVVVDQRMPMFFGSTRKMKSVVAAEAAAITAWRVLGVGDRIGAIMFNDERVLDIRPARSEKKVMAWLGDLEDMNRQLSVNSGTAARPDALAQALEATQRMISHDYLVILVSDFFGWNDQSLQSIRRIGEHNDIICTMIYDPLERDISRADQLVVSDGRYQLEINPGKEGLGQRFEDQFKSNFARVQAALMRHEVPVIQLHTDADTASQLRQQLGGERPLR encoded by the coding sequence GTGTCTGAAGACGGTATTTACACCAACCTGCACGCCCTCGTTCGCCTGCGTTATACCGCCGGCGGCTTTAGCTACCTGCCAAAGCAGCCGGTGCGCTCACTGCTGGCGGGCCGCAAGCGCAGCAAGCTGCGCGGCCGCGGGCTGGACTTCGATGAACTGCGTCACTACCGGCCCGGAGACGATATCCGCACCATGGACTGGCGGGTCACCAACCGCACCGGCAAACCCCACGTGCGGGTATATACCGAGGAACGGGACCGGCCGGTGGTCGTAGTGGTCGACCAGCGAATGCCGATGTTCTTTGGCAGTACCCGGAAAATGAAGTCAGTGGTGGCCGCCGAAGCCGCTGCCATTACCGCCTGGCGCGTGCTGGGCGTCGGCGACCGGATTGGCGCCATTATGTTCAACGACGAGCGTGTACTCGACATACGCCCAGCCCGCAGCGAAAAAAAGGTCATGGCATGGCTGGGCGACCTGGAAGACATGAATCGCCAGTTGTCAGTCAATTCCGGCACCGCCGCGCGACCCGATGCCCTGGCCCAGGCACTGGAAGCCACCCAGCGAATGATCAGCCACGACTACCTGGTTATTCTGGTCTCCGATTTTTTTGGCTGGAACGACCAGTCACTGCAGAGTATCCGCCGTATTGGCGAGCACAACGACATCATCTGCACCATGATTTACGACCCTCTGGAGCGCGATATCTCCCGGGCGGATCAACTGGTGGTCAGCGATGGCCGCTATCAGTTGGAGATCAATCCCGGCAAAGAAGGCCTGGGGCAGCGCTTTGAGGATCAGTTCAAAAGCAACTTTGCCAGAGTACAGGCGGCGCTTATGCGCCACGAGGTACCCGTCATCCAACTGCATACCGACGCAGACACTGCGTCCCAGCTGCGCCAGCAACTGGGTGGCGAGAGGCCGCTGCGGTGA
- the gcvT gene encoding glycine cleavage system aminomethyltransferase GcvT translates to MSLLTTPLDGLHRELGAKMVPFAGYDMPVQYPSGIIKEHLHTRAAAGLFDVSHMGQVIITGAGTAAMLESLVPVDIEGLAVDGQTYALFTNEQGGVLDDLIITRWAEDRFFLVVNAACKAQDIEHLQAHLAGQTLEVLTDQALLALQGPAAREVMAELCPAAAELVFMQGCRAQIDGVEVYITCSGYTGEDGFEISVPAAAADVLARRLLAFTQVEPIGLGARDSLRLEAGLCLYGHELSTEIDPVQAGLLWSISKVRRPDGARPGGFPGADVIFDCMQNKPALRRVGLAVDGKRPVREGQPVVDQSGHKVGEVCSAAFGASYGGPIAMAFIERDLGEPGTALAVEVRGKQVPVTVTKMPFCPQRYHRG, encoded by the coding sequence ATGAGCCTGCTGACCACACCCCTGGATGGATTGCACCGCGAACTCGGTGCCAAGATGGTGCCTTTTGCTGGCTATGATATGCCCGTGCAGTATCCCTCCGGCATCATCAAGGAGCATTTGCATACCCGGGCTGCGGCTGGACTGTTTGATGTCTCGCATATGGGGCAGGTGATTATCACGGGCGCTGGAACAGCTGCGATGCTCGAGTCCCTGGTGCCGGTGGATATTGAAGGGCTGGCGGTCGACGGCCAGACCTACGCGCTGTTTACCAATGAGCAGGGCGGCGTGCTCGACGATTTGATTATTACCCGCTGGGCCGAAGACCGGTTCTTCCTGGTGGTCAATGCTGCCTGCAAGGCGCAGGATATCGAGCACCTACAGGCGCATCTTGCCGGTCAGACGCTGGAAGTGCTGACTGACCAGGCCCTGTTGGCACTGCAGGGACCTGCCGCTCGCGAAGTCATGGCTGAGCTATGTCCGGCCGCTGCGGAGCTGGTGTTCATGCAAGGTTGTCGCGCGCAAATCGATGGGGTCGAGGTCTACATCACCTGCTCCGGTTATACCGGCGAGGATGGATTCGAAATTTCAGTCCCCGCAGCGGCAGCCGATGTTCTGGCTCGTCGCCTATTGGCGTTTACCCAGGTTGAGCCGATTGGACTTGGCGCCCGGGATTCACTGCGCTTGGAAGCGGGGTTGTGCCTGTACGGCCATGAACTCAGCACCGAGATCGATCCTGTTCAGGCGGGCCTGCTGTGGTCTATCAGCAAGGTGCGTCGCCCTGATGGCGCGCGCCCCGGAGGCTTTCCGGGTGCGGATGTGATTTTCGATTGTATGCAAAACAAGCCGGCGTTGCGTCGGGTTGGCCTGGCTGTTGACGGCAAGCGACCCGTTCGAGAAGGTCAGCCGGTGGTCGATCAGAGCGGTCATAAGGTGGGAGAGGTCTGCTCTGCAGCCTTTGGCGCCAGCTACGGTGGCCCCATTGCCATGGCGTTTATTGAGCGCGACCTGGGAGAGCCGGGTACAGCCCTGGCAGTTGAGGTTCGCGGCAAGCAGGTGCCGGTGACCGTGACTAAGATGCCTTTCTGTCCGCAGCGCTACCACCGCGGCTAG
- a CDS encoding putative bifunctional diguanylate cyclase/phosphodiesterase, which produces MPRRGNMIGLVELADADTLRDRHGHASFQELKEVFRKRLQGWVRAKDECNQLEDGRYYVELKGVGSRGELELATAKLQRIFQEPHYQFGRPVRLEFTAGFTQVSGVDINRKSAMHEAGVALRQARSSSRPYDLYQPQQEMDPDAERKLVRKLENALEVGELQLHYQPKVHAKYHSLMGAEALLRWHTSDKLIGPNKFIQIAERHEVITHITWFAIKSAVARLARWPEELSIAVNVAPNLLLNDQILSVVHDALDIYGVTPGRLTIEVTERVMIDDPQVMLQQLGRLRKLGVKISLDDFGTGFSSLSYFRDLPVDEIKIDKSFVSMMVESEKDLAIVKAVIGLAHNFSMRVVAEGVETMDIARQLSDLGCDVLQGYVFDKPLPVEVFELDYGLARDASGRLRSKPPSSLN; this is translated from the coding sequence ATGCCCCGGCGCGGCAACATGATTGGTTTGGTCGAACTCGCAGATGCCGATACCCTGCGCGACCGACACGGTCACGCCTCGTTCCAGGAACTCAAAGAGGTATTCCGCAAGCGCCTGCAAGGCTGGGTCCGGGCCAAGGATGAGTGCAATCAACTCGAGGACGGCCGCTACTACGTGGAGCTCAAAGGCGTGGGCAGTCGCGGCGAACTCGAGCTCGCCACGGCCAAACTGCAACGCATCTTCCAGGAACCCCACTACCAGTTCGGCCGCCCGGTCAGACTCGAGTTTACCGCCGGTTTCACCCAGGTGTCGGGCGTGGACATTAATCGCAAGAGCGCCATGCACGAGGCGGGAGTGGCGCTGCGTCAGGCGCGCAGCAGTTCGCGCCCCTACGACCTCTACCAACCCCAGCAGGAAATGGATCCGGATGCGGAGCGCAAACTGGTCCGCAAGCTGGAGAACGCTCTGGAAGTCGGTGAACTACAGCTTCACTACCAGCCCAAGGTACACGCCAAGTATCACTCTCTCATGGGTGCCGAGGCCCTGCTGCGCTGGCACACCAGTGACAAACTCATCGGCCCGAACAAGTTCATCCAGATCGCCGAGCGCCACGAGGTGATCACCCACATTACCTGGTTTGCCATCAAGTCGGCGGTGGCGCGCCTCGCGCGCTGGCCGGAAGAGCTCAGCATCGCTGTTAATGTCGCACCCAACCTGCTGCTCAATGACCAGATTCTCTCCGTAGTCCACGATGCGCTGGATATTTACGGCGTCACTCCGGGAAGACTCACCATTGAGGTGACCGAGCGAGTCATGATTGACGACCCCCAGGTGATGCTGCAGCAACTGGGCCGGCTGCGGAAACTCGGGGTAAAAATTTCCCTCGACGATTTCGGTACAGGCTTCTCATCACTATCCTACTTTCGCGACCTTCCCGTTGACGAAATCAAGATCGATAAGAGCTTTGTCAGCATGATGGTTGAGTCGGAAAAAGACCTAGCTATTGTGAAAGCCGTTATTGGCCTCGCCCACAACTTCTCCATGCGCGTGGTTGCCGAAGGTGTAGAGACCATGGACATTGCCAGACAGCTGTCGGATCTCGGCTGCGATGTATTGCAGGGCTATGTGTTCGATAAACCCCTGCCGGTGGAAGTCTTCGAACTCGACTACGGGCTGGCCCGTGACGCATCCGGGCGTCTGCGATCAAAGCCGCCCTCCTCGCTCAACTGA
- a CDS encoding DUF4381 domain-containing protein, with product MSLPDLPDIFGNYVLGEDFNEVVSPEAVNWLPQTPGWYVVGAIALAYAARYSWRRLRYWYRNRYRKEARQKLANLEHNGAAVAAINQVLKLSALAAFPREEVARLSGTPWVDFLNSRCEAPVFDSEQAQLLAEAVYTDRQLDARVSNDLIAASQAWLNLHRNRYGD from the coding sequence GTGAGCTTGCCAGACCTTCCGGACATATTTGGCAACTACGTTCTGGGCGAGGACTTCAACGAGGTCGTCTCCCCCGAGGCGGTCAACTGGCTGCCGCAGACGCCCGGTTGGTACGTGGTCGGTGCAATAGCGCTTGCCTATGCTGCGCGTTACAGCTGGCGGCGGCTGCGTTACTGGTATCGTAACCGCTATCGCAAGGAAGCCCGGCAGAAGCTCGCCAACCTCGAGCACAATGGTGCGGCAGTCGCAGCAATTAACCAAGTGCTCAAGCTTTCAGCGCTGGCCGCTTTCCCCCGGGAAGAGGTGGCGCGCCTATCGGGAACGCCTTGGGTCGACTTCCTCAACAGCCGCTGTGAAGCGCCAGTGTTTGATTCTGAGCAAGCCCAATTACTGGCGGAAGCGGTGTACACCGATCGTCAGCTGGACGCGCGCGTCAGCAACGATCTTATCGCCGCCAGCCAGGCGTGGCTCAATCTACACAGGAATCGCTACGGTGATTGA
- a CDS encoding shikimate kinase codes for MYKFNTVNLIGMPGAGKSTVGVILAKQTGLRFVDTDLDIQVRENATLQEIVDSEGYLRLREIEHDVLMELDLDHALISTGGSVVYSEDAMARLAAAGPIVYLQADLATLEARVAAAPPRGIASDSDDGFAGVYAERTPLYERYSDITINATAGTADQVAAAILAQLEQL; via the coding sequence GTGTACAAATTCAATACCGTCAATCTGATTGGCATGCCCGGTGCGGGCAAAAGTACCGTTGGCGTGATTCTGGCCAAGCAAACCGGCCTGCGCTTTGTCGACACCGATCTCGACATCCAGGTCCGCGAGAACGCCACGCTGCAGGAAATCGTCGACAGCGAGGGTTATCTGCGCCTGCGCGAGATCGAGCACGATGTGCTCATGGAACTGGACCTGGACCACGCGCTGATATCTACAGGTGGCAGCGTGGTCTACAGCGAAGATGCCATGGCGCGCCTCGCCGCCGCCGGTCCCATTGTCTATCTGCAGGCCGACCTGGCAACGCTGGAAGCGCGGGTGGCTGCCGCGCCACCGCGGGGCATTGCCAGTGACAGCGACGACGGGTTCGCCGGTGTCTATGCGGAGCGGACCCCGCTTTACGAGCGCTACAGCGACATCACGATCAACGCCACCGCGGGGACGGCAGATCAGGTGGCCGCCGCCATTCTCGCGCAGCTGGAACAGCTGTAG
- a CDS encoding vWA domain-containing protein → MLPDLTYFHFLRPWWLLVLLVWVALAVVMRLRKDQGDMFKGIIAPHLLEHLRLEKRDSRWLNPSTFGIVFAVVTAIVLAGPSWRQQPSPLSEDKSALVVLLDASSSMTQQDIQPSRLVRARHKASDLLALRPDKRSALIAYAGSAHTVLPLTADQDILNQYLQAIKPVMMPRQGKFPEYALPLIDEILRDTTAPATVVLLSDGAGADSIAAFSAYFADKPHQFIVLGIGTNSDDDGLVPLDERALKSLADSAGGHYVDLTIDNSDVRAIERRIESHYVIIDDDALPWLDSGYPLVFVCLTLFLMWFRKGWTLSWSWLLVPLLLTGSPQPALAQEDGDAEIQEQAHTPVVVQWFADLWFTPDQQGRLLLQFGDYRAAARHFADPMWKGIACYYNEDFMQAAEYFSRSDSDDALFNEANARSHGRDFLRAVKRYDELLARTPDYPGAQANRDKVQTIIDDINRMSEAQMQEQGVGTEEKQMGGDDAIPADGAEVLSFEQVKLKQYTAEEILGSEATRDMWLRGVQKDPSNFLAVKFNMQLQQREPAP, encoded by the coding sequence GTGCTGCCTGACCTGACCTACTTCCACTTTCTGCGACCCTGGTGGCTGCTGGTATTACTGGTATGGGTAGCGCTGGCGGTAGTCATGCGGCTACGCAAGGACCAGGGCGACATGTTCAAAGGTATTATCGCGCCCCACCTGCTGGAACATCTGCGACTGGAAAAGCGTGATTCGCGCTGGCTGAATCCTTCCACGTTCGGAATCGTATTTGCCGTCGTGACGGCTATTGTCCTGGCCGGGCCCAGCTGGCGACAACAGCCCTCACCGCTATCCGAAGACAAATCCGCCCTGGTAGTACTGCTGGATGCATCGTCATCAATGACCCAGCAGGATATCCAGCCTTCGCGACTGGTCAGGGCCCGCCACAAGGCCTCTGACCTGCTCGCACTGCGGCCGGACAAGCGCTCCGCGCTGATCGCCTACGCGGGCTCCGCACACACAGTACTTCCACTGACCGCCGACCAGGATATTCTGAATCAGTACCTGCAGGCGATAAAACCCGTGATGATGCCGCGCCAGGGGAAATTCCCCGAGTACGCGCTGCCGCTGATCGACGAAATTCTGCGCGACACAACCGCCCCTGCCACGGTCGTGCTTCTCAGCGATGGCGCTGGCGCTGACTCAATCGCGGCGTTCAGCGCTTACTTTGCCGACAAACCCCACCAGTTCATTGTGCTGGGCATCGGCACTAACAGCGACGACGACGGGCTGGTGCCTCTGGACGAACGGGCGCTCAAATCCCTGGCCGATTCAGCCGGAGGCCACTATGTTGATCTGACCATCGACAACAGCGACGTGCGCGCCATCGAACGGCGTATTGAATCGCACTATGTCATCATTGATGACGATGCGCTGCCCTGGCTGGACAGCGGTTACCCGCTGGTGTTTGTCTGCCTGACCTTGTTTCTCATGTGGTTCCGCAAGGGCTGGACACTCAGCTGGAGCTGGCTGCTGGTTCCGCTGCTGCTTACTGGCTCACCCCAGCCCGCGCTCGCCCAGGAAGACGGCGACGCAGAAATCCAGGAACAGGCGCACACGCCTGTGGTCGTGCAGTGGTTTGCGGACCTCTGGTTCACGCCCGATCAACAGGGTCGCCTGCTACTCCAATTCGGCGACTATCGCGCCGCCGCCCGCCATTTTGCCGACCCCATGTGGAAAGGCATCGCCTGCTACTATAACGAGGATTTTATGCAGGCGGCCGAGTATTTCTCGCGCTCTGACAGCGATGACGCCCTGTTCAACGAGGCCAATGCCCGCAGTCACGGGCGGGATTTCCTGCGCGCCGTAAAGCGATACGACGAGTTGCTGGCACGCACCCCGGACTATCCCGGCGCCCAGGCCAATCGGGACAAAGTGCAGACGATCATCGACGACATCAATCGCATGAGCGAGGCGCAAATGCAGGAACAGGGTGTCGGCACGGAAGAGAAACAAATGGGGGGCGATGACGCGATTCCCGCCGATGGTGCGGAAGTCCTCAGCTTCGAGCAGGTCAAACTGAAACAGTACACCGCCGAGGAAATACTCGGCAGTGAGGCCACCCGCGATATGTGGCTGCGCGGGGTACAGAAGGATCCTTCAAACTTCCTGGCGGTCAAGTTCAATATGCAGTTGCAGCAGCGGGAGCCCGCGCCGTGA
- a CDS encoding AAA family ATPase → MSSEHLSAVNSMMEQMARSVIGQDEVVRTLTLALLCNGNVLLEGLPGTAKTRSIKTLSQVLEARLGRIQFTPDLLPSDVTGNEVYQDNQGVSELIFQEGPIFNELVLADEINRAPAKVQAALLEAMEERQVTVAGKTYPLAELFMVLATQNPIEQEGTYPLPEAQMDRFLMKIAVNYPDTEAELAIVRMLQEEEAQAGTQLTVIAQQHIFAARDTIGAMQISPPVEQYLVDLVMATRQPEAFGNKLSGWIDTGSSPRATIALHRTSRASAWLDGRDHVTPADVRSVAHAVLRHRLILSYDAMADRVSADTVIDEIIAQVAVG, encoded by the coding sequence TTGTCCAGCGAACACTTAAGCGCAGTAAACTCGATGATGGAGCAAATGGCCCGCTCGGTCATAGGCCAGGATGAAGTAGTGCGCACGCTGACGCTGGCCCTGCTATGCAATGGCAACGTCTTGCTGGAGGGCCTGCCAGGCACCGCCAAAACCCGCTCCATTAAAACCCTGTCGCAAGTGCTCGAAGCTCGCCTGGGCCGCATTCAGTTCACTCCCGATCTGCTGCCCTCAGACGTCACCGGCAACGAGGTTTATCAGGATAACCAGGGCGTATCGGAACTGATTTTCCAGGAGGGCCCAATCTTCAACGAGCTGGTACTGGCTGATGAAATCAATCGCGCCCCAGCCAAGGTACAGGCCGCGCTTCTGGAAGCCATGGAAGAGCGACAGGTCACCGTGGCCGGTAAAACTTACCCGCTTGCAGAACTATTCATGGTACTGGCCACCCAGAACCCCATCGAGCAAGAAGGCACCTACCCGCTGCCGGAAGCGCAAATGGACCGTTTCCTGATGAAAATCGCGGTGAATTATCCCGACACCGAGGCAGAGCTTGCGATTGTGCGTATGCTCCAGGAAGAGGAAGCGCAAGCCGGCACTCAGCTCACGGTCATTGCCCAGCAACATATTTTCGCCGCGCGCGACACTATTGGCGCAATGCAGATATCGCCTCCCGTAGAGCAATACCTGGTTGATCTGGTCATGGCGACGCGTCAACCGGAGGCCTTTGGTAACAAGCTGTCTGGCTGGATAGATACCGGCTCCAGCCCGAGAGCTACCATCGCCCTGCATCGCACTTCCCGGGCCAGTGCCTGGCTTGATGGCCGCGATCACGTCACCCCCGCCGATGTTCGCTCCGTCGCCCACGCCGTGCTACGCCACCGTCTCATCCTCAGCTACGACGCCATGGCCGACCGGGTCAGCGCAGACACGGTGATCGACGAGATCATAGCCCAGGTCGCTGTTGGCTGA
- a CDS encoding BatD family protein has protein sequence MRAGLILLCVSLLLPPAVSAESPLQPLLEAGQLTIDSSMTPATGVVPGERALLHIQIGTGTWFTGGARIRLPEVPGLVILQTEEFAANSSERRDGQTWVMQRWTIDVYPQQAGLFTIGPIEVTLKVNGGELGNLEGPVLAPATELEVIVPEALANTPFWVAAPEFSARQSLDRETDALTPGDAFERRVEFRASDVQAMMLPTLRQSDTPGLAAYPGTPNLENRMNRGQSKATRIETVSYVAEQPGDYLLPAEDFFWWNTKTNTLEVITVPAVQIHVEGDMNQQPATNNALRSVQWMGIGGLVALGFIAAGLLRYRPWRWLAKPIADARRGLVALRQPGLPSQLNPGTSRGGSAADRKAS, from the coding sequence GTGAGGGCCGGGCTGATTCTGCTGTGCGTGAGCCTGCTGCTGCCACCGGCGGTAAGCGCAGAGAGCCCACTGCAGCCATTGCTGGAGGCGGGCCAACTTACGATCGATAGCAGCATGACGCCCGCCACCGGCGTAGTGCCGGGAGAGCGGGCCCTGCTGCATATCCAGATCGGCACCGGCACCTGGTTTACCGGCGGTGCTCGTATACGCCTACCGGAGGTGCCCGGTCTGGTGATCCTGCAAACCGAGGAGTTTGCCGCCAACTCTTCGGAGCGTCGCGATGGTCAAACCTGGGTCATGCAGCGCTGGACCATTGACGTTTATCCACAACAGGCCGGCCTCTTCACTATTGGGCCGATTGAAGTCACGCTGAAGGTCAACGGGGGCGAGCTGGGCAATCTGGAAGGCCCCGTGCTTGCACCAGCCACGGAGCTCGAAGTCATCGTTCCTGAGGCACTTGCGAACACGCCCTTTTGGGTGGCCGCACCGGAGTTCAGCGCACGCCAGTCCCTCGACCGAGAGACCGACGCCCTGACTCCGGGCGATGCCTTTGAACGACGAGTGGAGTTTCGCGCCAGTGATGTTCAGGCCATGATGCTGCCCACACTGCGCCAGAGCGATACGCCCGGCCTCGCAGCATATCCCGGCACACCGAATCTGGAAAACCGGATGAATCGCGGCCAGTCAAAGGCCACCCGGATAGAGACCGTCAGCTACGTGGCCGAACAACCGGGGGACTATCTGCTCCCTGCAGAGGACTTTTTCTGGTGGAATACCAAGACCAACACCCTGGAGGTCATCACGGTTCCGGCCGTCCAGATCCATGTCGAAGGCGACATGAATCAGCAGCCAGCAACCAACAATGCACTGCGCAGTGTTCAATGGATGGGTATAGGTGGACTGGTGGCCCTGGGCTTCATCGCCGCCGGCTTGTTGCGCTACCGGCCCTGGCGCTGGCTGGCCAAGCCAATAGCCGATGCGCGACGGGGCCTGGTGGCGCTGCGTCAGCCCGGGCTGCCCTCTCAACTCAATCCGGGCACTAGCCGCGGTGGTAGCGCTGCGGACAGAAAGGCATCTTAG
- a CDS encoding VWA domain-containing protein, which yields MIELALPWALLLLPLPALMRLLPAYKESRDSVKVPFFDQLVALSEQRPEEGARILRRDRVQKILVAFTWLCLVLAATKPQWIGAPIEQQKSGRDLMVAVDLSGSMEARDFALPDGTTLNRLEAVKIVLDELASQRASDRLGLIVFGAAAYLQTPFTDEHEVWQQLLGETEIGMAGPSTVFGDAIGLAIKLFRESNADNRVLIMLTDGNDTGSTVPPVDAAKVAAANNIRIYTIAIGDPTTVGEDALDTQTIERVSELTRGRSFQALDQAQMREAYATIASMEPELYESVSFRPHQSLHWVPVAVAVIAFICYHLFMAAWTWHQGRLRRAA from the coding sequence GTGATTGAACTCGCACTGCCCTGGGCGCTGCTGCTGTTGCCGCTGCCGGCTCTGATGCGCCTGCTGCCGGCATACAAGGAAAGCCGCGATTCCGTCAAGGTACCGTTCTTCGATCAACTTGTGGCGCTCAGCGAGCAACGCCCTGAAGAGGGCGCCCGAATTCTACGCCGCGATCGCGTGCAAAAAATTCTCGTCGCCTTTACCTGGCTATGCCTGGTACTTGCGGCCACCAAACCGCAGTGGATTGGCGCGCCGATTGAGCAACAGAAATCAGGCCGCGACCTGATGGTGGCCGTGGACTTGTCGGGCTCTATGGAAGCCCGCGATTTTGCGCTACCGGACGGCACCACGCTGAACCGCCTGGAAGCGGTGAAAATTGTCCTCGATGAACTGGCCAGTCAGCGCGCCTCCGATCGGCTGGGACTGATCGTGTTCGGCGCCGCCGCCTATCTACAGACACCGTTCACCGACGAACACGAAGTATGGCAACAACTTCTGGGGGAGACGGAAATTGGTATGGCTGGGCCCAGTACGGTGTTTGGGGATGCGATTGGTCTAGCCATAAAGCTCTTTCGTGAAAGCAATGCCGACAACCGTGTGCTGATCATGCTCACTGACGGCAATGATACCGGGAGTACGGTACCACCTGTGGATGCGGCCAAGGTCGCCGCGGCCAACAACATTCGCATCTACACCATCGCCATTGGCGACCCGACGACCGTAGGTGAGGACGCGCTGGATACACAGACCATCGAGCGAGTCAGCGAACTCACTAGGGGCCGCAGCTTCCAGGCCCTGGACCAGGCGCAGATGCGCGAGGCCTACGCCACCATTGCGAGCATGGAACCGGAACTCTACGAAAGTGTTTCGTTCCGCCCTCACCAGAGCCTGCATTGGGTACCGGTGGCCGTCGCTGTCATTGCGTTCATCTGCTACCACTTGTTCATGGCGGCCTGGACATGGCATCAGGGGAGGCTGCGCCGTGCTGCCTGA
- a CDS encoding HD-GYP domain-containing protein has product MPAMSLQPGMFVAELDRPWLETPFSLQGFVIQNTSEVLYVSKYVDHVYVDAEYKGRPVFLNLTLEPTADQGKKRLEIKEDIAHARICFDNAANTLDKVYDSLRSGRNGDFEAVQESITPLIESVFNNKEAVAALLRLRESDDYRYHHGISMAVWAAILGRQIGLHQDELETLALGCAMCDVGMTQLPGDLLSQPQALTDQQLRIIRAHPKMGAELVAQNKNVNIEVLAIIENHHERADGSGYPRGMDGTSIPVLARIAGLVDAYDAMITPRPYAPARTSHEAIQELMDGKGTLFQESLVEQFIQAIGLFPTGTLVELNSGEVGIVTRQNETRRLKPEIIIVLDEQQQERDPCIVDLSMQDSSNERWIARELLPGSYGVDSEEYFI; this is encoded by the coding sequence GTCATCCAGAACACCTCCGAGGTCCTTTACGTTTCCAAATACGTCGATCACGTGTATGTTGACGCCGAGTACAAGGGCCGCCCGGTGTTCCTGAACCTCACCCTGGAGCCCACCGCCGACCAGGGCAAAAAGCGCCTGGAAATAAAAGAAGACATTGCCCACGCGAGAATCTGCTTCGACAACGCCGCCAATACCCTCGACAAGGTTTACGATTCACTGCGCAGTGGTCGCAACGGCGACTTTGAGGCAGTGCAGGAATCGATTACGCCGCTCATCGAAAGCGTCTTCAATAACAAGGAAGCGGTAGCGGCGCTGCTGCGACTGCGCGAGAGCGACGACTATCGCTATCACCACGGCATTTCCATGGCTGTCTGGGCCGCCATTCTCGGCCGTCAGATCGGCCTGCACCAGGACGAGTTGGAGACCCTGGCCCTGGGCTGTGCCATGTGCGATGTGGGCATGACCCAATTGCCGGGCGATTTACTCAGCCAGCCCCAGGCCCTCACTGACCAGCAGCTGCGCATTATTCGCGCCCACCCCAAGATGGGGGCAGAGCTTGTCGCCCAGAATAAAAACGTCAATATCGAAGTGCTGGCGATTATCGAGAATCACCATGAGCGCGCCGATGGATCAGGCTATCCCAGAGGCATGGATGGCACGTCCATCCCGGTGCTGGCGCGTATCGCCGGTCTTGTAGATGCCTATGACGCCATGATTACACCGCGACCCTATGCACCGGCACGCACCTCCCACGAAGCCATCCAGGAACTCATGGATGGCAAGGGCACGCTGTTCCAGGAATCGCTGGTAGAACAGTTTATCCAGGCCATTGGTCTGTTCCCCACGGGCACGCTGGTAGAGCTGAATTCCGGCGAGGTGGGGATTGTCACCCGCCAGAACGAAACCCGTCGCCTGAAACCAGAGATCATTATTGTGCTCGACGAGCAGCAACAGGAGCGCGACCCCTGTATCGTCGATCTGAGCATGCAGGACAGCAGCAACGAACGCTGGATTGCCCGCGAACTGTTGCCCGGCAGCTACGGCGTCGACAGTGAGGAGTACTTCATCTAA